In Porites lutea chromosome 1, jaPorLute2.1, whole genome shotgun sequence, a single genomic region encodes these proteins:
- the LOC140951639 gene encoding hemicentin-1-like: MPRICLLLASVYILLAGGSYVEDDCRAEIELGLLIDVSSSYGEGNEGLNVTLFMRRFLDYYHIDAQRTHLAVITYAEQPRLLFSFHDDEYQSFEAATSAISAALKDIQPGGRPLTEKALTTAYDKLFNLPPSNGKQRVLFVFTGEKTQHPDLYEDIVRTIEERGVNIVAVSWDETEAFKIAGRRGHAVFVQNVADALSRLQEIVGYTCLIHGGYTEWGEWGVCSKTCGGGQQIRQRSCSNPIPSKDGSNCDDLGPSSDTRLCYSQPCGDIDGGYSEWTVWSVCSHDCGGGRMERRRLCVNPPQQEKGQFCAGAGIQTKTCNTDKCDSESPCQQGLDLGILIDSSLSVLRRNLDALLRTFFPPFVRAFQISKSETHFGVVTFHETSHFEFNFADRRYYSADSLVKRIIDITNKTIFKTRIDRGLLSAFNELFTIRAGDRTKKQNVLLVFTDGRPFPPQEVLRFSLTIPPLREEKNVHVVAVGYGVNTKINRTVLEEIGGDNVLVMDSELGYGSYVSQVKEMVCAVDGGYTQWSIWSLCSASCGSGTQARNRRCNAPLKRNGGNDCNGEFLEVRPCGEMYCPNVPPNCMDIKLNLAIILEASSEIGLQHFLAAKEFIKKLLELNDVSATGTHVSLVLFNNRAYDIITFQQPSSQNRDTLSIILQFLPPQLVIAPGKRLDLALTHVNDNVFNAVTSQGQDITDVAVFITDGRIIDGNNITGTVSSLKEKNIKLVTVSSGTDIRQEVLYDIAGPNMCLSVSLQEMVANVEKVATKVCSP, encoded by the exons ATGCCTCGGATTTGTTTACTTCTCGCGTCAGTTTACATTCTCTTGGCAGGTG gatctTACGTTGAAG ATGACTGTCGCGCAGAAATAGAGTTGGGCTTACTTATCGACGTATCTTCAAGTTATGGTGAAGGGAACGAGGGGTTAAATGTTACGCTGTTTATGCGCCGCTTTTTGGATTATTACCACATCGATGCCCAAAGAACCCATCTAGCTGTCATTACGTACGCTGAACAGCCAAGACTTCTATTCAGCTTTCATGACGATGAATATCAAAGTTTTGAAGCAGCAACGTCCGCCATAAGTGCAGCTTTGAAGGATATACAGCCTGGAGGAAGGCCGCTGACAGAGAAAGCTTTGACTACAGCCTATGATAAGTTGTTCAATTTACCACCTTCCAACGGTAAACAGCGAGTTTTGTTTGTGTTCACTGGCGAAAAGACTCAACATCCAGACTTGTATGAAGACATCGTGCGAACTATAGAG GAAAGAGGAGTGAACATAGTTGCTGTCTCTTGGGACGAGACCGAGGCTTTCAAGATTGCTGGAAGACGAGGCCATGCCGTCTTTGTCCAAAATGTTGCTGATGCTCTTTCTCGACTGCAGGAAATTGTTGGTTACACCTGCC TTATCCATGGAGGTTATACAGAGTGGGGTGAATGGGGTGTATGTAGTAAAACATGCGGAGGAGGCCAGCAAATACGCCAAAGGAGTTGCTCAAACCCAATACCGTCTAAGGATGGCTCAAACTGTGACGATTTGGGACCATCTAGTGACACTCGTCTATGTTATAGCCAACCGTGTGGAG ATATCGACGGCGGATATAGTGAATGGACTGTATGGTCTGTCTGCAGCCATGACTGCGGGGGAGGGAGAATGGAACGTCGAAGGCTTTGTGTTAACCCACCTCAACAAGAAAAAGGCCAATTCTGCGCTGGTGCAGGCATACAGACTAAGACATGCAACACGGATAAATGCGACAGTGAAA GTCCTTGCCAACAGGGACTTGACCTTGGAATTCTTATCGACTCGTCATTAAGTGTCCTTCGAAGGAATCTTGACGCATTATTGAGAACGTTTTTCCCGCCATTCGTTAGGGCGTTTCAGATATCCAAGTCCGAAACCCATTTTGGTGTGGTCACATTTCATGAAACCAGTCACTTTGAGTTCAACTTTGCTGACCGCAGATATTATTCAGCTGACAGTCTGGTAAAGAGGATTATCGATATAACCAATAAGACAATATTTAAAACAAGAATAGACAGGGGGCTACTATCTGCCTTCAACGAGTTGTTTACAATTCGAGCAGGGGACAGGACGaagaagcagaatgttttgcttGTGTTCACGGACGGGAGGCCATTCCCACCGCAGGAGGTTCTTCGCTTCAGTTTGACGATTCCTCCTTTAAGG GAGGAGAAAAACGTTCACGTGGTGGCTGTGGGATACGGTGTAAACACTAAAATCAACAGGACAGTATTAGAAGAAATAGGAGGAGACAACGTTCTGGTGATGGATAGCGAATTGGGATACGGAAGTTATGTCAGTCAAGTAAAAGAGATGGTTTGCG CTGTAGACGGTGGCTACACACAGTGGTCAATTTGGAGTCTATGCAGTGCTTCTTGTGGCTCTGGAACACAGGCACGAAATAGACGTTGCAATGCTCCTCTTAAGAGGAACGGCGGAAATGATTGCAACGGGGAGTTTTTGGAGGTGCGACCTTGTGGAGAGATGTACTGCCCCAACG TCCCACCAAACTGCATGGACATAAAACTTAATCTGGCCATTATCTTGGAGGCCTCAAGCGAAATTGGATTGCAGCACTTCCTTGCTgcaaaagaatttattaaaaagTTGCTGGAGCTGAACGATGTCTCAGCTACGGGAACCCATGTCAGCCTGGTACTTTTCAACAACAGGGCATATGATATTATCACCTTCCAACAACCCAGCTCTCAGAACAGAGATACCTTGAGTATAATACTGCAATTTTTACCGCCCCAACTTGTAATTGCACCGGGTAAACGGCTTGATCTAGCATTAACACACGTCAATGATAATGTATTCAACGCCGTCACAAGCCAAGGACAAGACATTACAGACGTCGCGGTTTTCATAACTGATGGACGAATTATTGACGGAAACAATATAACTGGAACGGTTTCCTCTTTAAAG GAGAAGAATATTAAATTGGTGACGGTGAGCTCCGGAACTGATATACGACAGGAAGTGTTGTACGATATTGCAGGGCCCAACATGTGTCTCAGTGTCAGTTTACAGGAAATGGTGGCGAACGTAGAGAAGGTTGCTACCAAAGTTTGTAGTCCTTAA